DNA sequence from the Halalkalicoccus subterraneus genome:
GATGCCTACGAGGTGATCCCCGCCGTCGACATGCAGGACGGCGAGGTCGTCCAGTTGGTGCAGGGGGAACGCGGCACCGAGAAACGCTACGGCGACCCCGCGGAAGCCGCTCGCCGGTGGATCGCGGCGGGCGCGCGAACCCTCCACCTCGTAGATCTCGACGGCGCGTTCGAGGGCGAGCGGAGGAACGCCCCCGCCGTCGAGGCCGTGCTGGGGGCGGTCGGTGACGAGGTCGCGGTCCAGTTGGGCGGCGGGATCCGCACCGCCGACGAGGCGATCTCCCTGCTGGATCGCGGCGTCGACCGGGTGATCCTCGGGACGGCGGCGGTCGAGACCCCCGAGATCGTCCGCGAGATCAGCGACGAACACGAGAACAGCGTGATGGTGAGCCTTGACGCGAAGGACGGCGAGGTGGTCGTGTCGGGCTGGACCGAGGGTACTGGTCTAGATCCCGCCGAGGCCGCCGCCCGCTACGAGGAGCTGGGTGCCGGCGCGATCCTCTTTACGAACGTCGACGTCGAGGGACAGTTGGAGGGCGTGAAAACCGATCCCGTCGAGCGGATCGCCGAGGCGGTGTCGATTCCCGTGGTCGCGAGCGGCGGGGTCGCGAGCGTCGAGGACGTGCGGGTGCTGAAGGAGGCGGGTGCGAGCGCCGTGGTGGTCGGAACCGCCCTCTACGAGGGGCGGTTCTCGCTCGAAGAGGCGACCGACGCAGTGGCCTGAATCGCTTAGACCAGCCTGAGGTGGTTCTGGTCGGGCGAATAGATCTCGCCCTTGTCTCGCAGCTTCTGGATCTCGTGTTCGGCCTTGCTGTCCTCGATGCCGGCCTCCGCGGCGCGCCCGATGACCGTCTCCTGAGGTGCGCCGGGTTCGCCGTCGTACTCCTCCTGTAGTTCGCGGATGATCTCCTTGATCCCCTTCACGCGGTCGCGCTGGGTTTTCGACCGGCCAGTCTCGATCACGTCGACGTCGTACTCGCCGGTCTCGGGATCCACGCCGATGTCCTGCAGACAGGAGCGGACGATCTCGATGACGCGTTCGGCGTCCTCGCGCTCGACGGTATCCGAAAGCCGGACGCGGGCGCTCGCCTCCCCGAGCCTCACGAGCGCTTCGAGTTTTCGGGCAGTAACGGGAACCGGGGCGTCCTCGTCGGCACCCTTCGAGCGCAGGTCGACGTAGAACTCCTGGATCGCCTCGCGGGCGTCGTCGGTCATCCGCGGGAAGCAGTTCTGCTGAGCGTAGGCGATGTACTTCCTCAACAACTCCGCGTCGATGTCGGGGGCGACCTCCTCGGTGACGGCGTCGACCTCCTCGCGACTGACGTCCGGCGCGGCGAGGCTGGTTCGTTGTGTGTTCAGTTCGCCGGCGTAGTTCGTCTGGAGGATGTGTTGGGCGAGCTTGCGGTCCTCCTCTGGGTCGGGCTTATCGGTAACGGTGAAGATCAGATCGAACCGGGAGATGAGGGCGGGTTCGAGGTCGATCTGCTCGCCGATGGGCTCGTACTGGTCGAACCGTCCGTATTTGGGGTTCGCCGCACCGAGCAGCGAACACCGCGACTTGAGGGTGGCGTTGATTCCGGCCTTCGAGATCGAGATCGACTGCTGTTCGAGTGCCTCGTGCATCGCCGAGCGGTCCTCGGGACGCATCTTGTCGAGCTCGTCGACCGCGGCGATCCCCCGGTCGGCGAGGACGAGAGCCCCCGCCTCGAGGGTCCACTGCTGGCCTTCGCCGAAGTCGTCGCGCACGGCGGCGGCCGTCAAACCGGCCGAGGAGGACCCCTTCCCGGAGGTATAGACCGAGCGGGGCGCGATGTTGCGGATGTACTGCAACAGCGCGGACTTCCCCGTTCCGGGGTCCCCGATCAGGAGCATGTGCATGTCCCCACGGGTGCGCGAGCCGTCGGGCAGGTGTTTCGTGACGCCCGAAAACAGCTGGAGGGTCATCGCGAGTTTGGCCTGCCGGTGGCCGTAGATCGAGGGTGCGAGGCTGTCGACCATCCGCTCGTAGATGTTC
Encoded proteins:
- the hisA gene encoding 1-(5-phosphoribosyl)-5-[(5-phosphoribosylamino)methylideneamino]imidazole-4-carboxamide isomerase — translated: MFDAYEVIPAVDMQDGEVVQLVQGERGTEKRYGDPAEAARRWIAAGARTLHLVDLDGAFEGERRNAPAVEAVLGAVGDEVAVQLGGGIRTADEAISLLDRGVDRVILGTAAVETPEIVREISDEHENSVMVSLDAKDGEVVVSGWTEGTGLDPAEAAARYEELGAGAILFTNVDVEGQLEGVKTDPVERIAEAVSIPVVASGGVASVEDVRVLKEAGASAVVVGTALYEGRFSLEEATDAVA
- a CDS encoding minichromosome maintenance protein MCM, whose protein sequence is MASAENQELVGRFEEFYRTYYHDEIGTLAQHYPNEQRSLYLDWTDLNRFDPDIADDFRNQPEQMQPYAEEALRLYDLPVDVSLGQAHVRVQNLPAPTDIREIRSKNVNTLVEVRGIVRKATDVRPKIQQAAFECQRCGTLTRIPQTGGDFQEPHQCSGCERQGPFRINFDQSEFIDAQKLRIQESPEGLRGGETPQSLDVHIEDDVTGEVTAGDHVRVTGVLHLEQQGSNQEKSTMFDIYMDGHTVEAEEEQFEDMEITDEDKQAIVELSSDPNIYERMVDSLAPSIYGHRQAKLAMTLQLFSGVTKHLPDGSRTRGDMHMLLIGDPGTGKSALLQYIRNIAPRSVYTSGKGSSSAGLTAAAVRDDFGEGQQWTLEAGALVLADRGIAAVDELDKMRPEDRSAMHEALEQQSISISKAGINATLKSRCSLLGAANPKYGRFDQYEPIGEQIDLEPALISRFDLIFTVTDKPDPEEDRKLAQHILQTNYAGELNTQRTSLAAPDVSREEVDAVTEEVAPDIDAELLRKYIAYAQQNCFPRMTDDAREAIQEFYVDLRSKGADEDAPVPVTARKLEALVRLGEASARVRLSDTVEREDAERVIEIVRSCLQDIGVDPETGEYDVDVIETGRSKTQRDRVKGIKEIIRELQEEYDGEPGAPQETVIGRAAEAGIEDSKAEHEIQKLRDKGEIYSPDQNHLRLV